The genomic stretch AAAAACTCCTTTATGTAATCATTGACATGTAATCAGTTACATGTAATAATAATCATGTAATAATAATACAGCATAAGGCGGTGAGAAAATGAAAATCAAGTTAAAAGAGATGCGTAGCATTAAAGGCTGGACTCAAGCGGAGGTTGCTACACATTCGGGTATTTCTTTAGATTATATCCGTTCCCTTGAGATTGGACGAGCTTCTCCAAGTCTTAAAATCGCTCAAAAGTTAAAAATAGCATTTGGCTGCGAGCATATCGATGATTTGATTGATGAAGCTATCTAACAAGTATAACCACTACATGTATTATAATACAAGGAGGAAGGTAAATGAAAATTATTGAGTATAAGGGATTGCGAGTGCTCACAACTAATCAACTTGCTGAAGCATATGGAACAGATAATAAAAATTTAAACGATAATTACCAAAACAATGCAGGTAGGTACAAAAGGGAAAAGCACTTTTTCCTTCTGGAAGGTGATGAACTGAAGGCCTTTAAAGCTTCTACGGAAATTTCGGGGAACCTTAAATATGCGCCTTTGCTTTTTCTTTGGACTGAAAAGGGTTCGTGGTTACATGCGAAATCATTAAACACGGACAAGGCGTGGGAAGCGTATGAATTGTTGGTGGACGATTATTATGATAAAAAAGAATTGTCTAATAGTGTAGTCCCATCATATATGTTGGAAGATCCCGAGGAAAGAGCGCTGCAATGGGTAGCGGAACTAAGACAACGAAAAGAACTAGAAAATCAAAAACTCTTATTGGAAAAAGCTGTAACAGAATTAAAGCCTAAGATTGCATACCTGGATACTATTTTGCAATCAAAAGGTTTGGTAACAACAACACAAATAGGTAAGGATTATGGCCTGACTGCCCCAGAATTAAATAAAATACTTCATGACGTAGGAATTCAATATAAAGTAAACGACCAGTGGGTTTTGTACAAGAAATATGCAGATAAGGGGTATACTCAGTCGTATTCCTTCCCCTTTAAACACAAGGATGGAACACCTGATGTTAAGATGAACACCCAATGGACGCAACGAGGTCGGATTTTTATACACGAGCAGTTAACCAAAATCGGGATCAAAGCAAACATAGAAAAAGAATACGGTGAAGTAAACTAAGGGAGGGCACAAGGTGCTTAAAGTAATAGATGGTATTAAAAAGAGTAAGCCGGATTATTATGTTCTCTACAGAGCAGCATTTCTAAACTGTTTGAATAGGGTAATCGATGTAGATGCGATAATAGAAAAAGTTGAATTAATAGAGAGAAAAAGGCTGATTTATTATGGTATGAAGATGGTGAATTTTCAAGATACGGATAATATGACGTTGGATGAACTCATGTTAGCATTCAAATTAATGGATTTTATAAAGATTGTAATTGGAACCATCACTCCTTCTGAATTCGAAAATGTATTTCCGATAGACAAAATTTATGAGGGGAAGCGATATGAAACAAAAGATTATTTTTTTACAAGAAACGCAATGGATAAATTAGGCGTTTACAAAGAAATAGGTGATCAAGTTGAAGATTTGCTATGGAACTACCAAAATATAATTGTTACTTTGTTCGTCGTGAATGTCCTTTCAATAGCAAGTAATATCCGTAGAAAACAAGGCCAAAGTGGCATAATGGAAGAGTTTTGTGAAGAAAAAGGAATTGATACGTACACTATGTATAACGATGAGAAGGGAAAAAAATACTTACAAAACAATACTACTGGAGAAGTTGCTGCAGTGAAGAAGCCAAAACCAAGATATTTAAATGTAGTAAAATAAAAAATCGCCTTCATAAGAAGACGACCATACACCTATGACTCCGACCAAGATGAATAGGTGCAAACAGATTACCGCTATTATAACTCATATTTATTAAACTTGGAATGAGGGACTTGTTCCCTCTCCAAGCGATTAAAAATACTCCTTTACAGAACATGCGTTCGCATTTAGAATGAGGATAAGGAAAGCGGCTGCATATTAAAACTTGGAGGTACCGCACACATGGAGGTACAAGTCACAGACATTAGTGAAAGGTTAGGCTCTTTATTCGCTAAATGCACTAATGACCAGTTGGAAGCCGCGAGGAATTACATAATATTAAGTCAACTGGACAGCCATCATTCAAACCATTTACTTATACAAATAGAAGAAAGACGCCTTTAATCGGCGTCTTTTTCATTTGGAAACATAATATGTATCATCTCTTTTATTCGTTTGCGATCTTCAGCTGTCAATATTTTTCCTTCAAGCGTGATTCCATCTTGGCTCAATAAGTGGAAGAGTTCGTGGGCCTCGGTAGCTGCGGTTTGTTCTTTAATTCCCTCGCCTGATTTCACCTTTGAAACAAATGAATCTCTTCCTAATAAATATTCAGATGTGACATTTAAAGTCGATGCAATTTTATCTAGTTCGTCAGCTCTCGCTTTTCTTTTTCCTGCTTCAATCCTCGAGAGTACGCTGTTGTTTATCCCAACTCGTTCCGCTAACTCTAGTTGTGACCAATCGCGTTTTTCCCGCAATCGTTTAATACGATCACCTACAGCGACATTCACGTTTCGTCCTCACTTTCAGTACTTTATTTGGCATTTGTTCTTCATTTATAAATTTAACACTCTTTTCTAAAACAGAAAAATTTCTTTGCTAAAATAGAAAATATTAGTTGACTTTGCTATTTTAGCAATGTATATTGAGATTATAAGTTTTGCTAATTCAGAAAAATCATGGGAGGTGAAGAAAATGAAGGAAATCAACCTTGCGCTAATAAAAAAGAGGCGCAAAGAAATGCGAATTACACTTCAAGATATGGCTATTTACTTAGGGTTTAAGAACGCTTCTAATTATTACAAGTACGAATCAGGTAAATACAGATTCAACGCTGAACATCTCCCATTAATTGCTGATAAGTTGAAACTTAAAATGAATGAGATTTTTTTTATTCATAACTTTGCTAAAATAGCAAAGTAAGAAAGGAGATAGGAAATTGACAGCATTGAAGTTTCTGACTGAGCTAAAGCAGATAAGGGATAGTAAAAAGCTTACAGACGATCAAAAAGTATCACTGTTGTTGATCCATATTTCCGAAAATTTGGATTCTTCCATTACTGAACTTATGGGAAATTAAACCATGCAACCACATGTAAGATTCTATAACAATAATCAAATAAAAGAAACAAGGAGGCCTAATCATGACAGCACATATAAACGAACAAGGCAGACCAGTCGGCCATGACGGCAAAGCAATATCAGAAAGAGCATGGGAGAGAGCGCACGCAGTAATCGCTCGTATCGAAGCTAAAGCCAATATAAGACTGGCTAACGAGCAGAAGGGAGCCTAGCCCATGAAACTAGAAGACGATCCAACAGTCAAAACGCAGCCAAGTAAACGTATGCGCAAGAATTTATCCGCACTAATCGTCAAGGACGCTCAAAAGAGAGCAGCTAAGGCTAATCAAGGAGCATGAAACACGCCTACTACACGCTGCAGCTAGCCAAGCAATTATACGATCGAGCTAATACGCAAGAATCGAAAGACCGCATAGCTAACGGATTCATGCGAAAAGATGCGGAGATTGTGTTGGAAGAGATGAAACGACAATTGGAGGGTGAGAGGGAATGAGCGAAATTTGCAGCCGTTGCGGTGAGCAAAAGCCTTCAGTTGAGTGGAGAAGATAGAACACCGCTTATCATGATGACGAGCAAAATTACACTGTCCAATGTGAAGAATGCTTTGAACAAACAGAATCAGACTGGCAATCAATGTGGGACGAATACAACTCAAGTAGGTACTAAGGAGGCATAATCATGGAAAACCCAATCATCGCAGCAGGAGAACGCCACAACAACCGTATCCAGTATCGCCGCCCGATTGACATATTCAGACCATGCGAGTGTGGCAAACATGAGTCAATAGCCATCTACAAAGGCAAACAGAGCTTGTGCGCATCCTGCCTAGAAGGCATCTGCGAGGTGACTCTACTATGAATAGAATTCAACCTGTAAACGGTCCGCAGCCAGTAGTAAGAAACCCACAGCAAGGTCAACCGCATGCTAGAAAAGGAGAAATCCGAACGTGAATGATAGCTTAACTCTTTCTAAATACGACTCAGACGCAGATGTATATCTCCAATACGAGTTCAAAGGCGAATACATCTCGTTCGAGAGAAGTTTCAAGCAAGCACAAACAAAGGTTCCGCTAATCGAATGGACGTATCGACTGGATGAGATCGGTTGGAAGAAGAAAGAAAACTATATCAAGCACCTTAAAAATAAGGGATTCAAGGAGGGCAAATCAAATGACGTACGTTCCGAACGAAGACAAGCCTACAGAAGCAGATCAAATAAACCAACATATCAACAAACTGTATGAGTGCAAGAAATCAGGTGTGTGGGATCTAGAAGGAGTCGCAAAATGGCTCAAATCAAACCTTCCACAAATGGCAGATGCAGCGGATTTCATGGCTGGATACATCGACGATCAGTTCCCAGGTACGGAGTACGAGAAGGAAGTCGTCGCAGCTGAGGCACAAAGAGAGATTCCTTGGGAGTTTAATCAGTCGATGGAGAGGAAAGAAGCAGTATGAGCTACCAAGACACAGATATATCGACAGGGATACACACGAGGATAAACGACACTACTCGGATATCCAGCGCATGGCGTACTTACAGCAACGAAAATTTCAAGACAAGACGATGGGAAACTTTCCTGTGGGAAGACGAGAAAATCAAAGAAGAGTTCGATACGTTGAGCACAGCTGATGCTGTAGTAAACCTTCACTTATCAATAGTGGAGCGTTTGAGAGGAGAGGGATAGCGTGACGAAGGTTCGTTTCAACCCACAAAAGCGGAGCCATCAGTTAATTGCTTCTGCAATGGTAGAAATGGTTAGAGATGAAGGTCTTACACCACATGAAGCATTAGAGGCAATAGAGGGAATCAAAAACGATATATTTTTCTCGCTATTCGAACTAAAGAGGAAGGAGCAACCAAATGACTGAACGATACCGTTTCGACTCATGGCTAACCACCACCCAAAACTCTGAATTGTGCGCCGAAGAAATCCTATCATCCATACGCTCAAGAGTCCGCATCTGGACGGAGAAAGAGATAGCTAGACGCGATGAGCCGCACTATTACGCCTTTATACGAGAGTATCCCGAGTACATTCACGACGGTTGGAGATCAACGATTGAGATAGAGATAGAACGGACGGTGAAAGAGGAAGATGAGCATAAAAACTTTGGACTACCTTTCTATAGCAAAAAGATACAAGGGGCATAAATCGGGCAGACACATCGCCATAGTAATGCTTAAAAATGCAAAAAGAAAAGGAGCCATTGCAGTGGCTCCCGTCAGTTAAATGTGAAAGTTTCTAACCATAGTTTAAACCAAAAGGAGACGAATTTCAATGTCACTTAAATTATATGAATTATCCGAATCACTAAACCAAGTCGCTTACATGATGGAAGAAGAAGGCGTAGAAGGTCTAGAAGGCGTGCTAGAGACTATCGACCTATCATTCCAACAAAAGGCTGAGGGGATCATTAAACTCCACCACAGCAAGCTTACAGAAGCTGAGACTATCGAAAATGAGATCAAACGGCTTAAAGTTCGCTCGGACAAGCTTAAAAAGGATGCTGCATGGCTGCATGAATACGTTGAACGGGAAATGTTGCGTTCCAACACGCCTGAGATTAAGTCATCGCTGTTCAAAATCAAGATCGGAGCCAATCCACCGCGTGTGGAAATTACAAACCAAGCGTTACTGCCTACGCAATATATGCGCACTTCCGTATCAGTCGCTCCTAATAAGATGCTGATTAAAGATGAATTGCAAAAGGGAACGTTGATTCCTGGTGCTGAGCTTCGACAAGATATGAAATTAAAAGTTAAGTAGGAGGTGCTGAAATGACTGAGCATATGAAGATATATGAGCAGGTTCGCGCTGTTCCACCTGAAGCGTTAAAAGCAATCAATGGCGGCAGGCTGAAAGGCATGAGCGACATTAACCCCA from Paenibacillus sp. FSL H8-0548 encodes the following:
- a CDS encoding helix-turn-helix transcriptional regulator encodes the protein MKIKLKEMRSIKGWTQAEVATHSGISLDYIRSLEIGRASPSLKIAQKLKIAFGCEHIDDLIDEAI
- a CDS encoding phage antirepressor KilAC domain-containing protein encodes the protein MKIIEYKGLRVLTTNQLAEAYGTDNKNLNDNYQNNAGRYKREKHFFLLEGDELKAFKASTEISGNLKYAPLLFLWTEKGSWLHAKSLNTDKAWEAYELLVDDYYDKKELSNSVVPSYMLEDPEERALQWVAELRQRKELENQKLLLEKAVTELKPKIAYLDTILQSKGLVTTTQIGKDYGLTAPELNKILHDVGIQYKVNDQWVLYKKYADKGYTQSYSFPFKHKDGTPDVKMNTQWTQRGRIFIHEQLTKIGIKANIEKEYGEVN
- a CDS encoding helix-turn-helix transcriptional regulator, with amino-acid sequence MNVAVGDRIKRLREKRDWSQLELAERVGINNSVLSRIEAGKRKARADELDKIASTLNVTSEYLLGRDSFVSKVKSGEGIKEQTAATEAHELFHLLSQDGITLEGKILTAEDRKRIKEMIHIMFPNEKDAD
- a CDS encoding helix-turn-helix transcriptional regulator gives rise to the protein MKEINLALIKKRRKEMRITLQDMAIYLGFKNASNYYKYESGKYRFNAEHLPLIADKLKLKMNEIFFIHNFAKIAK
- a CDS encoding siphovirus Gp157 family protein, whose amino-acid sequence is MSLKLYELSESLNQVAYMMEEEGVEGLEGVLETIDLSFQQKAEGIIKLHHSKLTEAETIENEIKRLKVRSDKLKKDAAWLHEYVEREMLRSNTPEIKSSLFKIKIGANPPRVEITNQALLPTQYMRTSVSVAPNKMLIKDELQKGTLIPGAELRQDMKLKVK